A region from the Chlamydiales bacterium genome encodes:
- a CDS encoding leucine-rich repeat domain-containing protein, which yields MTTNWITSARPCDFSGFKDAFGTGVGSMLTVHELGLVARVCTFFRDQVTRRTLAVAALEIQQASAPLAERVSADYEATFEPDERVSLSIFQNEEQKCSDAILGIRTTPFERSLLFMRLIQSCGKYMFNSKTSSDELTRRRHLVFERRLTVRVTDCLLKKEDEWALNPDWETLRRAELQERGDSAATIDERIETQRGELAVIAAAQDEKLRSAQQMLESFISRETLTRSFNRVFNDKAVPQNSRWQRWAGRDLELARETARGSSELDVFLRTDAGKKLSSARFLEIQAIAERSEDEIEKNWERFAVALRAQGVGIQGESYLSCREWIEDDRNRGILERVERLEIEEATDIPRAIERLQELKSLRFIGRITHLPNELARLPNLQNLTFYNSSFVEVPALLQDLPALSHLRIFQNSIRELPDGIARKLHTNRLGMLARSAYEQFLDEGWMWKYSNELYLGLKRWDLERIPFYIALEELSLPYSPYYFLATPLIIPGWLIGEIIRGCFGEVPNFLNAFWNGVLYSFAFITAPLVLLLNLPIFAYNLLLNLAIEPVVTYFRDRLGYSRMVDV from the coding sequence ATGACAACAAATTGGATTACCAGTGCAAGGCCCTGCGACTTTTCCGGTTTTAAAGATGCGTTTGGGACTGGTGTGGGCAGCATGCTCACTGTGCATGAGCTTGGCCTGGTAGCCAGAGTCTGCACATTTTTTAGAGACCAGGTCACCAGGCGTACGCTGGCTGTAGCTGCTCTGGAGATTCAACAAGCGAGCGCTCCATTAGCAGAAAGAGTAAGTGCTGACTATGAAGCGACATTTGAGCCCGATGAGCGTGTATCGCTCAGTATTTTTCAAAATGAAGAGCAGAAGTGTAGTGATGCGATTTTGGGAATAAGAACAACTCCTTTTGAGAGATCTCTACTTTTTATGCGTTTGATACAGAGTTGTGGAAAGTATATGTTCAATTCAAAAACCTCTAGCGACGAATTAACGAGAAGGCGTCACTTAGTCTTCGAAAGAAGACTGACTGTAAGAGTTACTGACTGCTTACTTAAAAAGGAGGATGAATGGGCACTGAATCCAGACTGGGAAACGCTAAGACGTGCTGAGTTGCAAGAGAGGGGAGATTCCGCTGCTACGATCGATGAGAGGATAGAGACTCAAAGAGGCGAGCTCGCTGTGATTGCTGCAGCTCAGGATGAAAAGCTGCGTAGCGCTCAGCAAATGCTAGAAAGTTTCATTTCAAGAGAGACGCTAACTCGGAGCTTCAATAGAGTTTTTAACGATAAAGCAGTTCCTCAAAATAGCAGATGGCAGAGATGGGCAGGAAGAGATCTTGAGCTAGCAAGAGAGACAGCGCGTGGATCTTCAGAGTTAGATGTTTTTTTACGGACAGATGCTGGAAAGAAGCTAAGTAGTGCGCGTTTTCTTGAAATTCAAGCTATTGCAGAGAGAAGTGAAGATGAAATTGAAAAGAATTGGGAGCGCTTTGCTGTGGCTCTCAGAGCTCAGGGTGTCGGTATCCAAGGAGAAAGCTATTTAAGCTGTCGTGAGTGGATTGAAGATGACAGGAATAGAGGAATCTTAGAAAGAGTTGAGCGACTTGAAATTGAGGAGGCTACAGACATCCCACGTGCGATCGAGAGGTTGCAAGAGCTAAAATCTTTAAGATTTATAGGTAGGATCACTCATCTTCCAAATGAACTTGCAAGGCTACCTAATCTTCAGAATTTGACGTTTTATAACAGTAGTTTTGTTGAAGTTCCTGCTCTTCTGCAGGATCTGCCTGCGCTCTCTCATTTGCGAATATTTCAAAACTCAATAAGAGAGCTACCAGATGGGATTGCACGCAAGCTGCATACAAATCGTTTGGGCATGTTAGCTAGATCTGCATATGAGCAGTTCTTGGATGAAGGCTGGATGTGGAAATACTCGAATGAGCTCTATTTGGGACTAAAACGATGGGACCTCGAGCGTATTCCTTTTTACATCGCTCTAGAGGAGCTCTCACTTCCCTATTCTCCTTACTACTTTTTGGCTACACCTCTTATCATTCCTGGATGGCTTATAGGAGAGATTATTCGAGGGTGTTTCGGTGAAGTTCCAAATTTTTTAAACGCTTTTTGGAACGGCGTTCTTTATTCATTCGCTTTTATTACCGCTCCACTTGTTCTGCTTCTTAACCTGCCCATCTTCGCCTACAACCTTCTCCTCAACCTCGCCATCGAGCCGGTCGTCACCTACTTCCGCGACCGCCTTGGGTATAGCCGAATGGTGGACGTATGA
- a CDS encoding leucine-rich repeat domain-containing protein: MTIVRWSTSARPCDFSGFKDAFGTGVGSMLTVHELGLVARVCTFFRDQVTRRTLAVVSMEIRQASSDLESRVSIGYENAFRGSIYSPLINFFTVRSGKSNLTSSIQIVAGESVELEDFRENWEKYWCDSLRFVGGSQVVAQRHALFITDLKDRLQLNQEAELTSRLPVATQALKDFFTREKLTYSFNQVFSDQAIPENERWQRWAGRDLELARETGRGRFQLVAFLQTDAGRKLNSARFLEVRAIADRNEAQIADSWDNFILALRMQGVQVPYGDYMVQRGWVEAEGNRGALERVAQLIIQGSTDIPRVIERMQGLRSLTFTGAITHLHNEFARLPNLQNLMFYNSSFNEVPALLENLPALTHLQIIANTPPITTLPDGIARKLHTNRLGMLARSAYEQFFHEGGPMMYSNELYLGLRQWDLERVPFYIALAEFSLPYPPYYLLATPLFVLGLLIGDIIRGCFGEVPNFLNAFWNGVLYSVAFITAPLVLLLNLPIFAYNLLLNLAIEPVVTYFRDRLGYSRMVAV; encoded by the coding sequence ATGACAATAGTACGCTGGTCTACCAGTGCAAGGCCCTGCGACTTTTCGGGTTTTAAAGATGCGTTTGGGACTGGTGTGGGCAGCATGCTCACTGTGCATGAGCTTGGCCTGGTAGCCAGAGTCTGCACATTTTTTAGAGACCAGGTCACCAGGCGTACGCTGGCTGTAGTTTCTATGGAGATTCGACAAGCAAGCAGTGATTTAGAGAGTAGAGTGAGCATTGGTTATGAGAACGCTTTTCGCGGTAGTATATATTCGCCTCTCATTAACTTTTTTACTGTTAGGTCTGGAAAGAGTAATCTCACCTCCTCGATCCAAATAGTTGCAGGAGAATCTGTTGAGCTAGAAGATTTTCGTGAAAACTGGGAAAAATACTGGTGCGATTCTCTTCGTTTTGTCGGCGGTTCACAAGTCGTAGCGCAACGACATGCTCTTTTTATTACAGATCTAAAAGACAGACTCCAGCTCAATCAAGAAGCAGAGTTAACGAGCAGACTTCCAGTAGCTACCCAGGCTTTAAAAGATTTTTTTACTAGAGAGAAGCTCACCTACAGCTTCAATCAAGTCTTCTCTGATCAAGCTATTCCAGAGAATGAGAGGTGGCAGAGGTGGGCTGGAAGAGATCTTGAGCTAGCAAGAGAAACAGGGCGAGGACGCTTCCAGCTAGTAGCTTTTCTGCAAACAGATGCTGGAAGAAAGTTAAATAGCGCGCGCTTTCTAGAGGTTAGGGCGATTGCAGATAGAAATGAGGCTCAGATAGCAGATTCTTGGGATAATTTCATTCTTGCCTTACGCATGCAAGGCGTTCAAGTTCCTTATGGGGACTATATGGTGCAACGTGGGTGGGTGGAAGCGGAGGGAAATAGAGGAGCTCTAGAAAGAGTGGCTCAGCTTATAATTCAGGGGTCTACAGACATCCCGCGTGTAATCGAGAGGATGCAAGGTCTAAGATCGCTTACGTTTACAGGAGCAATTACACACCTCCATAATGAGTTCGCAAGGCTACCTAATCTTCAGAATTTGATGTTTTATAACAGTAGTTTTAATGAAGTTCCTGCTCTTTTAGAGAATCTTCCTGCCTTAACTCATTTGCAAATAATTGCAAATACCCCGCCAATCACAACACTTCCAGATGGGATTGCACGCAAGCTGCACACAAATCGTTTGGGCATGTTAGCTAGATCTGCATATGAGCAGTTTTTTCATGAAGGAGGGCCTATGATGTACTCGAATGAGCTCTATTTGGGATTGCGTCAGTGGGATCTTGAACGTGTTCCTTTCTACATCGCTCTAGCGGAGTTCTCACTTCCCTATCCCCCTTACTACCTTTTGGCTACACCCCTTTTTGTGCTTGGGTTGCTTATAGGTGACATTATTCGAGGGTGTTTCGGTGAAGTTCCAAATTTTTTAAACGCTTTTTGGAACGGCGTTCTTTATTCAGTCGCTTTTATAACCGCTCCACTTGTTCTGCTTCTTAACCTGCCCATCTTTGCCTACAACCTTCTCCTCAACCTCGCCATCGAGCCGGTCGTTACCTACTTCCGCGACCGCCTTGGCTATAGCCGCATGGTGGCCGTATGA
- a CDS encoding leucine-rich repeat domain-containing protein → MTIVRWSTSAMPCNFSGLKDAFGTGVGSMLTVHELGLVARVCTFFRDQVNRRTLAVAALEIQQVSAPLAEKVNADYAAAFWGDERLPTEIVVTAGDGCNTFVLGMRATATGAALLNSLKECWQKAALLSAAPKDSLAEKRWILFYGGLTKLLDACPVKKEEEWALNPEWETARRAELHESGLPAVTIDTRIETQRGELATIAAVQNENLGRAMRALQEFFTREKLTDSFNRVFAYSIIPEDEKWSRWAGEVFAFARETALGRTQVRALIETNRPLPETLLGVHRIVDETEHERARSLLSLGDALAGLGFVAPAGVRNIGRWLESEEERPHLEQIEGLALNNSSDIPRAIGRFQGLTTLQFTGPIAYLPDELASLPNLKRLRFFQSNFSALPDILQRIPALTELAILNNRLPIRELPEGLACKLHTSRLGMMCSAAWQGFHGGFFEIEEFERYEHQKYFGLDRRELTNIPFYLWFEETFSLPYISMEWAFYPFQLLADVFDIHNRDLGEAAIPLFLFALGASAFLLALDLAFFIYNLLLNLAIEPIVTFFRDRLGYTRMVALA, encoded by the coding sequence ATGACAATAGTACGCTGGTCTACCAGTGCAATGCCCTGCAACTTTTCGGGGCTTAAAGATGCGTTTGGGACTGGTGTCGGCAGCATGCTTACTGTGCATGAGCTTGGCCTTGTGGCCAGAGTCTGCACATTTTTTAGAGACCAGGTCAACAGGCGTACGCTTGCTGTAGCTGCTCTGGAGATTCAACAGGTGAGCGCTCCATTAGCAGAAAAAGTAAACGCGGACTATGCCGCTGCCTTCTGGGGAGATGAGCGCCTTCCAACAGAAATAGTCGTTACTGCAGGAGACGGGTGCAATACTTTTGTTTTAGGCATGCGTGCAACTGCAACAGGAGCGGCGCTATTAAACAGCTTAAAAGAGTGCTGGCAGAAGGCTGCTCTTCTTTCGGCTGCTCCGAAGGATTCGCTAGCAGAGAAGCGGTGGATTCTTTTCTACGGAGGATTGACTAAGTTACTAGATGCATGCCCAGTTAAAAAAGAAGAAGAGTGGGCGCTGAATCCAGAGTGGGAGACGGCACGGCGCGCTGAGCTGCATGAGAGTGGACTTCCTGCTGTTACGATTGATACGAGGATAGAGACTCAAAGAGGCGAGCTCGCTACGATTGCTGCAGTGCAGAATGAAAATCTAGGAAGAGCTATGCGGGCTCTGCAAGAGTTTTTCACTAGAGAGAAGCTAACAGATAGCTTTAACAGAGTCTTTGCCTATTCCATTATTCCTGAGGATGAGAAGTGGAGCCGGTGGGCTGGAGAGGTGTTTGCCTTCGCACGGGAGACAGCGCTTGGACGCACTCAGGTGAGAGCTCTCATTGAAACAAATAGGCCTCTTCCAGAAACTCTACTTGGAGTACACCGAATCGTAGATGAGACTGAACATGAGAGAGCAAGGAGTTTGCTCAGTTTAGGTGATGCTCTTGCAGGACTAGGCTTTGTCGCGCCGGCGGGAGTTAGGAATATTGGCAGATGGCTGGAGAGCGAAGAAGAGAGACCCCATCTGGAGCAAATCGAGGGGCTTGCCCTGAACAATAGCTCGGATATTCCACGTGCGATCGGGCGGTTTCAAGGGTTAACAACCCTTCAGTTTACAGGCCCGATAGCATATCTTCCCGATGAGCTCGCTTCTCTACCCAATTTAAAGCGCCTGCGCTTCTTTCAAAGCAATTTCAGCGCTCTCCCAGATATTCTGCAGCGCATTCCTGCCCTCACAGAACTTGCAATACTCAACAACCGGCTGCCAATCAGAGAACTTCCAGAAGGGCTAGCGTGCAAGCTGCATACGAGCCGCTTGGGCATGATGTGTTCGGCAGCCTGGCAGGGTTTTCATGGAGGCTTTTTTGAAATCGAAGAGTTCGAGCGCTATGAGCATCAAAAGTATTTTGGATTGGACCGCCGTGAGCTGACAAATATTCCCTTCTATCTCTGGTTCGAAGAGACCTTCTCACTTCCCTATATCTCTATGGAATGGGCTTTCTACCCTTTCCAACTACTTGCTGATGTTTTTGACATTCATAACCGTGATCTCGGAGAAGCTGCAATTCCTCTTTTTCTGTT